The genomic segment ATCAGCATTAAACCCGGATTGGCACGGATAATGGTTTTAAGCGTAATTTCATCCGCCTGGTAAAAAGAAAACGAGGCGCCCGTGTTGTTTTTAAAGGATTCGATTTCTTCTTCCAGTGAAGCCGTCAGACCAATGAAAGAACAATTGTTGGCGTTGTTACAAAATTCCGCAAGCCTGTTGATTTGATCCATTTCCGACTTATCGGCTTCACCGAGATCATAGGCAATCAGCATAAAGGTGAACTTGTCCTGATCAAGCACAATATCGGTTATGTCTTCCCCTTCGAGCGTAGAAATGGTAAAGTCTTCAATCGGTGGCTGATATCCCTCTTTGATCTTGATGTTTTTGGTCTCCACCCATTGCCAGGTTGAGTCGGGAAGGCTGTCCATTGTAAATTCCCTGATCTCTCCGTCTTTTTTATACTTTAATATGGTTTTGTATTCGGGTTTTGGAGCATCATCCGGGATCTCCATTTTATCCGGGATATTTGCTCCTACGTTATAAGGACGGAAATCAAATACAGGCAGATGGTGGTAACAATAAAACGAAAAACCCAGTATGATGAGGGCTGAAATTCCGGTTATGCCCCATTGCCAGTTATTGCTGTAAGGGGATTGAAATTTGTTGCGGTTGATGAAAACAATCACCACAAAGACCATAATCACCACATTCTTCCAAAACGTTTCCCAGTTGCTCATGACAATGGCATCCCCAAAACAGCCACAGTCCTGAACAGGATTGGTCAGTGCCAGGTAAAAGGTAAGCAGGGTAAAAAAGCCCATGAATATAAGTAAGATCCAGGAGCTTGCCCTGGGTTTGACATGGAATATAAGCATAGCTCCCAGGACAAATTCAAAGGTGCTTAATAAAACTCCAAGGTATAAAGCAATGGGATTAAGAAACTCTATTCCAAAGGCTATAAAATAGTCAATGAATTTATAGTTCGATCCAAGCGGGTCAATTCCCTTTACAAATCCGGAAAAGATCAGTACGAGTCCGACAATGATGCGGCTTGCTGTATATAAGTTTTTCATTGCTATTGAATTTAAATGGCCAAATATATAAAATCTGTTATTGAATCATTTTACCTATGACATAATATTCCGAAAGGTTCGGTTTACGTATTGTTTTTTGTCATGGTTACGTTTCTGCCCGATAGTAAAATAATTCTTGTTCCTGCGGTATAAAATACTAATTTTGCATCCTCGTTGGAAAAGTCGGAAAAATACAAATTAAATATGGGTTTTAAACAAGAGATCGACAGAAGAAGAACATTTGCCATAGTCAGCCATCCGGATGCAGGAAAGACGACGCTTACCGAGAAATTGCTGCTCTTTGGCGGCGCCATCAATGTAGCCGGGGCGGTAAAGTCCAATAAAATTAAAAAGACGGCCACTTCCGACTTCATGGAGATAGAGCGCCAACGAGGGATATCCGTGGCTACTTCTGTCATGGGTTTCGAATACAATGGAAAAAAGATTAATATACTTGATACACCCGGTCATCAGGATTTCGCTGAAGATACCTACCGCACTCTGACTGCGGTAGACAGTGTGATCATTGTGATCGATGCAGCGAAGGGAGTTGAGCCGCAGACCAAAAAGCTGATGAATGTATGCAGGATGCGGAATACTCCCGTGATTGTCTTTATTAACAAGCTTGATCGCCCTGCTAAAGATCCCTTCGATTTACTTGACGAAATAGAAAAAGA from the Bacteroidales bacterium genome contains:
- a CDS encoding DoxX family protein; this translates as MKNLYTASRIIVGLVLIFSGFVKGIDPLGSNYKFIDYFIAFGIEFLNPIALYLGVLLSTFEFVLGAMLIFHVKPRASSWILLIFMGFFTLLTFYLALTNPVQDCGCFGDAIVMSNWETFWKNVVIMVFVVIVFINRNKFQSPYSNNWQWGITGISALIILGFSFYCYHHLPVFDFRPYNVGANIPDKMEIPDDAPKPEYKTILKYKKDGEIREFTMDSLPDSTWQWVETKNIKIKEGYQPPIEDFTISTLEGEDITDIVLDQDKFTFMLIAYDLGEADKSEMDQINRLAEFCNNANNCSFIGLTASLEEEIESFKNNTGASFSFYQADEITLKTIIRANPGLMLIKKGTVLDKWHNNDLPSTPEFKEEFLNNPEYGDKKGNENKSKTDQTELKS